TCCACTTCGTCAGTGAGTTCTCCTCGTTCAGTCTGCGAGCGATGCGTTTCTCTGTGCGTTCCTCGTTTTCTTGCAGGGCACGTCTCGCGCCGCTGACCTCGGACTGGCCGATTCCAACTGTCTCCAAAATTTTGTCAGAGATCCTCATACGGTTTTCCAGATTTGATACTGAGTTTTCGAAGTCGATGTCCTCGGCGAAGCGAGACTGTTTCTTTCCGGCGCGGATTCTCTTAAGTGATTCTGTgatctgaaagtaaataaaaggtCTCATCTAAATTTGTTTGTTCTCTAGGCAACTGAAATATGGAAGTGGTCTTTGTAAACTATCAGAGCCATGGACAGAACCGACAATATAATTTATGCAGCCTTTTGAAAATTAGATAGTTAcaatttatataatttgttttgtgttgaattattaatttttataaaacCTGCTGCCCATTCCGGTCCAAACTACATAGGCGACGTATTGTCTCGCATATGTTCGCCACCAAAGGTGACGTGGAATTTTTCTATCAACTAATAAAAGCAAattatctgtttttttttctgttgcGACGTATCGCATTCATTCTATCCGTGATATGTTTCTGATATGTTTTTGTCACGTATAAGGTATATCTAAATAGTCTAAATACtgatgtataaaaaaatacgacCCTATTTTGGATAAAAGCCGCACAACCACGCAAGGCGAGAATATTGTCAGCCGCTCGCTCTAGGTCACCCAATCATGGCAAATATTTCTACGAAACTGATCGTGTAAAGTTTGATCGAGAATTCTATAGTATGAGTAGAGCGAGCATTGAAAAACGGGTTATACACAGTAACTTACAAAAGAACAATATTTAATAACACAAATTTAGTGCCTTCTGGGCACTATCTATAGTTTAGCTaatgtattttctttattgtaCGTATGTATTTCTTTATTACTAATtgttaggcttgtgccgtttcgttcgttgatcggagcgctccgatctcgttcagtcgctcccacgaactagttcgcttttttaggtcttttgctcatttagttcagccagaccagcgaccactgtggtccgaaagatcagaacgcatgggaccgaatagtgtcaaaatgatacgaatagtccacagatagtaagaTTCCGGGCCcgaaggttgtaagtaaccgaagtttactatgaaaacttgacgtttttttgttGATCTGCTaggtagctctcgctctcggtcggcgcagtcacacactcgttctcgatccaaaccgctagcgctcgccgatcctatactgaactaaatgagcaaagaccgattctcagaacacggaaagattcagttcatttcggtcattgatgggattttattcctaacagttcatagttcgtgaacgacacaagcctactaattgtaggtatttataaatttatgttgttaaCTTGTAATTGTATTTTCTCTTATACAAACATGAAGTTAATCTTATTTATAGCTGCTTAACGTGAaactgtataaaataaaatagtttcgCCGGTACGTAATTGCAGCAACTTTGTTTACTCTAGTTCAGAAATAGATTTTCGTAGCATCAAGGTTTATAGCTGACGCGACTCGATCATAGAAACGCGATTCGACCCGttacatttaattaaaacttaaaGAAGTCAGTTGGTGATAAATCTATTTACGTTTTGTGGAGCATCTTGTAGAAAGTAGGACTCTCCAGTCTTCCATGAGCTTTTGACGTTTAGAATATTACTCAGTAGCGTAAATATCACGGAAACTGCGctctttttttgttttagtaGGTAACAAGGATGATTtacataggatttacaatctccatactaagaatcgtacctcattttttagcgccagctattaaatactatcataactacctACACCCTACAATTTTTGCCTAcaatgcctacaattttttttttcaaactgtgtattgacgtgatatcatgatattagaATAAAGGAAATATGTcagttgttcttataaaaaataaaaacacgcaaaaatatttggggaaaatatgattttggccattgccaggctgcgaaacagcgccatctagttttaagcccatacatttcaggggtacgttttttcgtatgggctttgtctgtcccgtattatatggtccttggtaGGTAGATACCGTTTGGGGGCAGGCGATCTCCATACAATTGTCATTACACGCAACCACATCGCAACGCATCGAAAACTCGTGATATTTAGTGGGTCTATTGTAACACATGTCATTGATTGAAACTTACAATGTGACACGATAGTAGCGCATTAAGAATGGGCAAGTTTCTCAAGTTGGGCGGCGGGTACGGGCTCAAATTTACTGTACAATAGAATGTAGAATTCTAGTTAGGGACTCCATTTGTATTGTGGGAGGGAACTTGGCAAAAGTTAATCAATTACTTtaaagtatatatgtatatcggtGTGTATGTTTATAAGAATGCCTAATTTTAAGACTTCCCTACATCTTCCTTACTTTTGGTTTCATTCGTTATTAATTATTTGTTGTTTAAGTGAATAATACTTATGACTCATACCATACCATATTTTAAGTCTAAATAATAATCCACGGTACctacaaatgtttttaaattacgacAGTAGGTAACCAATGTAACTACGACGTCTACGatgtacgtacagtcaaccaatctgaatcctaggccactgtagaaccctttcacagtaagtcaaactgacttctacagcaaataaagcacggtgtcaatatgacagggttctagagtggctactaggattctaattggttgactgtacacttcAGTGTACAGTACATACGTATatgtatgtacacatatttatataacTGTTTTTATTGACGAAGATACCTATTTAGCAAGTATAACGTTTTTTTATAAACGTAGGTTTGTTTTTTGTGTGCTACACTCTGCGTAGAGGGATTTACAGGGATTAACCTCAATCCGTCCCAAACGGGATAGTATTGGTgcgttattcaatatttttagattttcATGTATGGTTGGTGTATGTAACCtgtgcaaaaaataaataaacctgaTCATAGGGCTGTAAATTACAGACTAATATGCTGATTCATTATAGCGGTTATTTGTCAGAAACTCAGATGACAATGCCTACTTATACACGTAAAATGACATTTCATTGTCAAAAGGGACTCTACGTATTAGCTTCGACTCCGTGACCGCCTACGAAAGGTCCGTAACACCATTATTCCGGGATGGGAAAAACTTTTACTTTTCCATATATGATTTGTCCAATCTAGATTAAATTCAAAGATTATTTATTCATGGAATGGGAACCTCATGTACTATCAGCCGCAAAAGTGCACAgcgaatttataaattaattcatttataatttctccatgcacttttgcagctgatagtacctctaCGCTGGATCAAcatttacgccgtgtcttgcgtgggcgatggtcgcgagaccgtcgcgcgaccgtcgccgtcgcgtctcatcgcatcgtctacttccatatcgataaggtttgatttcgtatgcgtcgcatcgccgtcgcgcgaccatcgtgcgaccgtcgcccacgcaagccacgacgTTAGGAAAAAGCAAAGATGGTGAGAGTTGAAAGTTTGTTCACCACGAGAGAATCCACACGAGCATGTTCCGAGCATTTACGTTTAGTCATTTCATTACGACTGCTGCTTGACGCAacgtatagtcaaccaatttaaatcctagaccactctagaaccctgccTTATTGAAACCGTGCTGTATTTGTCAAAGAAATCAGTtcgacgtttactgtgaaaaggttctacaatggcctaggattcaaattggttgctGTACGTACGCAATGTTGGTACAAACACGCAGCACGCCATTTTCCATAGCGCTTTAAAGACGCTAGCGTGACTTGATGCCCTAAAATATGTGGGTATATTTGTAAAGTATAACAAGATAAATGGCTTAAAATCCGTTTAGAAATCaatgtgtatattatatttacacTCGGTTACTAAGTGGGTCCAGCATCCATTTGTTATTAGACTGTGTCAATAGTTATTATAACCAACCAACCATGTCTTGTATAACACGTTTATATTGTAaccaataaatttattttcattttcatttttcattttcattatagtATTAGTAACGGCCTTGTAAACATGAGTTATTTGACGAATCTATATTAAAGTCTTCGTAATACGGCATTAATTCTTGGCAAGATTTCCAAAATATCCGGTTGTTCCTATTTGGCTATTCGTCCAGTCGCATGTGAGACATCAAGCTTCGTAGGGATTCACAGCTTTTAATTAGAAACTGACGTAGCTTCGACGTAACAAGATTTTGGCATAACATATGGAAAATTGAAGTGGTGCCAAAAATTTCATGATcctaaataataaacaaacacGCGATAACTtactaacaataatattttatacatgTGATTTCATAATGTATTGTTGTAGCCGTATTAGGATATGAATAATATCATTAATATCTTTACTCTTTCGCCCGGAGTCACTAAAATACTAGAAATTATGATTTGTCCTTGTCAGTCTGATGAATATCTATCTTACTTCTAAAACTCCTAATCAAAGAGAGAAACTGGTAGACGTATTCTTGCCTTCTTGGtaacaaattaacaataaaCCCGTCTCGAGTAAATTAAATACGAGGGCTGATTTCGGTATTTTGTCAGGACTATTCTAAATAGTGATTTGCTGTCAAATTAAGTCTAATAAGGTATTTAACAAGTAACTGAAGCTGTTAATTTTGCAAAATGGACACCTAGTCTAGCAATAATACGAGTACCAGAGTTGAATAttagttaggtacctaattacttacatataaaaatatataaccgTCAATGTTTATATCTCGGTGACTAACTTGAATAAGCTTTCAGAAAAGCCTTCGGATTTTAGGGCGTGTCAGACTACAACGTATTTAATCacaatataagtataataaagagtactatcgtaatctgtgaacaataggctactagactcatatctagtTTGGCATaagaaatgattgtcttctgtaatatttgacataagtaaccaatatttaatgatttttgatattaaatgtgtacgatgaccaagtatttttaatttaaaaatgtgagtattttttatttattttggccaccgaaaacgctgtcggccgttatgtgacgtcatagaattcatgtcatatcaatcactgacataatgacctttatgcctcgtacttaaagtgttagaaagtgttgttttcgcactgaatgacttcattcacagaaaatctatagatgacatggctgatgttgtttttgcctgattacgtaaaaatattttttgctgtttttaagtcatgataaatattgtgatttttttttcggttaattggacagtaaataataatataagacaaactttaaaaaagggtcaagtagcctattcagtGACCATTTTACGATTACGTACGATTTTACCCGCAAACCGAAAGCCTAATAGAATTCTCACGAGCCGTACAAGCCACCGTATTCGCATTGCATAAATTGGCCAGGAATGATTAGTGACCTAGTCACAGGTATCGAGCTAGAAATAAACCCACGTGTGCGGGGCCAAAGTACATGACGATTAGTGGATATCCTAATTATAGCTGGAATGTCATATTATTAGTTGGCACTATTTGACTATTGTTGTGAGTCTGTATTTAGTAATCTGGTAATCATAGGTACATAACAACTAATGCCATTATGGAACAGGATATCCTAGTATAATGTACGTgtagtataatatttatttttagtaaggtacagcgggccaaatcccgactggggtgGCAAACCTAACTGatgcatttttttccattattaaacTATttagttgagttccacatgttcAAATTTAActagtggacactctatttaatattgcaaacattgtaaaacatgggacAGAATCGATCAGTTGCATAAACTATAAGTGGGTTTCTACTACCTCTTGAAACAAATAATAGCTTATTTTTAATACGTTTACGAGATtggatatttttaattattctgtATAAAAGCcgtagataaaataaaatacctaggtactaaaatattaacaaaagAGGAAATGTCGGTGAATAAATGAACCGAAATCCATTAACTTCTGTAAAACCATACAGGAAttcaataatacatacatacataggtacatacatacagtcacgcctgtatcccataaaggggtaggcagagcacatgaaactactaaagcttcagtgccactcttggcaaataattcAATAATATCAGTAATAAATCATgtatcataaaattcataaaggAGAATTTTACTTCAAAGGTAAATAACGAACTGATTTGTGACCTTTAGCATTTTGAAAAGCGCTTGCGAATTCATTGACTGTTATTAAGTACCTACGACCATATTTTGGATTGATGCCTTTTTTAGAGTACCGTACGTACCTATATACAGTAAACCCTCAAATTGGTAATATTtgatttcggttaattggacagtacttaatcatataagacagacttttaaaaagggtcaagtagcgtATTAGAAAGATGCTTACGTCATCAGCCAGGTCGTCTTCTTCTAGAGCGGAGGAGAGCGGGCGGCCGCGCGTGGCGCGCGCGCCCCTCGAGTCGAACAGCTCGTCCCTGGCGTCGTCAACGTCGAGCGCGTGCTTGATGCGCGACTCGACGTCGGCTCGGAAGCGGTCGCGGTCGTGctcggcggcgccggcgccggcgctcGGCGCGAGCTTGTGGTCCAGGCGGTCCAGCACCGGCCGGTAGTAGCTCTCGCCCTTGTCATAGTTGCAGTCGTAGACGCGCGTGCGCCGGGTTCGACCTAGTCGGCTCATTGTGGCGATCTTTATTAACAAAACATTCTTCATTTTACTCTAACGCCgtatcttgcgtgggcgacggtcgcgcgaccgtcgccgtcgcgtctcattgcatcgtctacttccatatcgataaggtttgatttcgtatgcgttgcatcgccgtcgcgcgaccatcgcgcgaccgtcgcccacgcgaGTCACGGcgtaaaaacaaattaaatcattttcatagaaaatattttaacttgtattttttaattacacactactattatgttataaacattaaataaatgtcacatacaaagaaaaagtgaccaaggcctccaaaaGTGTTCCGAGCTAgcatcgaaccagcgtactccgtttaccggacggatgcctgaaccactcggccatcggtaaACGAAGCCAatggtcgaaatttccaagtacagttagccaaaaaagtggtttaccacttttgtGTTTCAAATAGAGTCGGAAATTAAGTGGTAAActactttcttggctgaccgtacctaTATGACatttccagctcggaacacttggaggccttggtcacattttctatgtatataacatttatttaatgtttcttTATTTTAGTTCCAATTCGTTCACGTTGACTGAAAAAGTGTCAAATGTTACTTTCTACAATGGCATGCTCGTTGCGGTTAGATATCGAATAAAGCAGTAATAGTCAATCTTGACCTAAATCGGAAATTAGTAAATTGATCTAATCAAGAgcgcgagttatttgtagtatCAACAAGAAAACTTTGTATTGCTCATGCTAGGTGCTCAGTCTGGTTAAGATAGATCGAAAATTGCAGCCTTTTACATTACATACGGGGTTTCAGAACAAACAAAAGGGCAGCTGAACGCAATATCGAGGGTAACTACAACGCGAATACCTAGGTATTTACTCTGTGAAGTGGAGGCATGGAACGAATCAAGTGCCCTGGTTGATGACAAATGAAATATGTTGTTTATCTTACAATCGTGAACACAGATCTCTATAATTAGAACTATCTATTTAGTTTACCTAATTATAGAGGGGAGTTCAACGGTTGGCATAAAGGAGGGCTAGTGCCGTCTTTATCAGTTTTATGCATCAATTGAGGAAACCAACTAACATTTTATCACGCTGTACGTCGCTGCTACTACTGTTAATTTTCACTTCTATTTCTTTTCTAGGTATGCTGTATGTAAGTTCGGAGTTTACGTGGCAGCAAATGTGCTATCCTTTGAGTATGCTTCCTCATAGAAAGATATCATTAGACTTAAGTAAGTTCCTAATAATTGTTACCATACAAGATCTGTACGttacatattgtaaaaacaataatgttaattaaacaaaataatccAAGAAGTATAGGAGTAGAagtaaggtacagtgggacaaatctcgactggggggcaaatgtaactggtccattttttctatgttttacaataaacattgtaaaacattattaaatagagtgtccatcggttatatatggtaggcgtgttcagtggatacatgtagaactcaaaatcatagtgtaataatggagaaAATGGATTAGTAAGTCGatatttgccctgctgtaccttaatgattttttcaagataatgtttgtttatccacaaaattgttgttttctattttaatttcgtTAGTGACAATAGTGACACTAGCCTAGACAGCAGATAAATCGAATGACGCAAGGAGCATCGGAATCGGCCCACGCGCACGCGTTGGTTCCACCGTGCGTCAAAGGGACAAACATGTTTATGTTTACTACGTTATGTTTTCGATGAGTTATGCAGAAATATTGAAATTGGCTTTCACATAATCCTAAAACTGAGTTTTCCCCAATAGTGGACACTGCTTGTGAAACGGACATAAATTAATAAACTTAAATACCTCTGTAAGTCGTTGTTTATTAAGGTTGAGCAGTTAGCAGCAAAGTAGGTACTGCAATATGTTTGGTCAGTAGTGTGcaccttcaaaaaaaaattgtatagtgtatgtgatgaaaaaaaacataaataacgtttttttaagttacatacatGTATAAAAAAATCCTACTTTGATAAGTAAAGATGAACTAGCCACGATAGAAATATTGTTactatttagaaaataaaacttCTATTTGATTACAATGTATAATCTCGTTTCACGACCAGTTGCCGGCGCATATTAACATTTCTCTTCAATCAATAATTTATGTACATTTTCGAAATGCTGAGGTTAAAAAATAATCCAGTAATTTGATGTTCTTACTGTTTAACAAGTAAACCTATCTGAATCATTGTACCTATTTGTGCTTCATTGATGTCATTCGTCATCAAAACAATGAAATACTTCCATAAGCCGTTTACATAACATGCATGTGTTGCTTGCAATAAGTAGGCAAATCTTCAAATATCGGACTGCGTGCGAGCATCAATAGCATCGATCCAGTAGCGCACGGTTGTTGCGAGGATTATTGACTTGACGTAATCCTACACAATTAACTCATGATAAAATCAACTCTTGGCATGAAGCCGCCGGAAAGTCATTGAAAATATTCAGCGtcaatgaatttttttttaaagcttacCAGTATTTACTACATGTGCACACTGAACTACAGGCCAGCGTCAACAATGAATTACTGTGAAATTATATTGAATTAAAAACGATACGTATTCGTAATAATGCGATCGATCATCGTCGGAGATGAATGATCTACTGTAACCGGCGGTGCAAACAGTGGAACATTTTCAAAATAGATTTCGCAAACATTTGATACGGGTATATTTTTAGTAACGAAAACCCGGTTTTTGTCTGTCCGAGACGAGGTATTGTGATGTGCACTCAGTGAATGTTGAACGGCGcagttaaaaataactaatcTGAAACACATGCTGAATAAACTGATGGCTGTGGTTTTAGAAATGTGATTGTTTTTAAGATTTACGTAAACACAACAGAACACTATAATGaggacaaaataataaaaaaaatcgctATGCATTGAAACGTCTGTTGGTAAACCGACATGAGCGCTTTCGCCAAACAAATCATGCACTAATCGATCACGAAGACACATAtgataagaaaaataataagaaaagaAGAACTGACCTGGAACGTGTTAAGACGACGAGACGGCGGACGGGACTGGGCCGCGCACGACGGGATCGGCGCCTGCGAGGTGTGGGTGTGACTATGTTTAACTGTGAGCCATGCTAAAATATACGTAATGACTTTTGCTTACAATGATTTCCTAGCcggaaaagaaaagaaaactaaactCGAGCACGGATTTCGTGGAGTAAATATATTACTGTGTCAATTAGATGCGACGTTTGAAAGAACGCCAAATATTGTTGACGTCGTTATTGATATCGTAATTTACGTATTTGTTGACTACGTTTTAATTACAAGTATAACTTATATCCACTCAACACTATGTACCAACAGAGATCTTACAAAAAGGTTTAGAATATCAAGTATCGAGTCTTTTCCATTAATACATATTCCTGTATTTAAATGAATGTTGCAAAAATTAACCCAGAGGGTAATCAGACATGTACCTAAATATACGATAtggatatgtacctacttatctgATTAGCTGATTACCCTCTGGGTAAATTCTTAGTAGGTACCATAAATGTTACCTACTTAGCAGAAATAATAGCTTTAGAAACCCTAGCTTTTATAATTGAATCTAAGTAGTATAAAATGTTTAGGTAATTTCAAGCGAAATTTGATTGAGTATTTATTCAGTTGTTTGCAAGAGAGTCTACGAATTCGCAGTACCACGTAGCGCCAAAGTttgttatattaaaatttcTTATTAGTAAGTTGACATATTCCCACGTCACGCAACAAGAAATCTATCTAACTAGTACctatatgtttgtatttatacATTATCGTCCTAAAGGTACAGttattaatgcaaacattgcaaactaGACTTAGTCTAATACGTTTATGTCCATCTTACTCGAGAACCTAAAACGATATTGCACCTACGTTTAACATGACATGCAGTAGTCAACTTTATATTGGCTGTTTTTTGAGATAGAAATTTTAGATTGACCAAATAGCAATTGACGATAGTTGATGAAATAGATAATTCGGAGGATATTGTACAAAAACCTACAATAATTTTTCCTGTTTATATCTACAACTAGCtgttgtccgcggcttcgcaaattcgaaaattgcggaatgctccatacaaacttccaccccccattctagggaagtgggttagaaagagataaaaagtagacCATGtcccttgttcctcgtagataaccaagtttgataactagttttgtatgaggaaaaataattcttcttaGCTACCTGGGTTatgaaataagattttttttcttcgtagtaaaccattattttttgcagttttctacgaagaatatattttcttctttgcttacccggttatgaaatgggttttttttcctcgtagaaaaccattattttttgcacttTTCATATTCGGGTAAGTTAAGAAGAAAaaatcttcgtagaaaactgcgtacaataatggttttctttgaggaaaaaaaaattaggaagAAGAAAAGGTCTTGATAGAAAACTGCAtacaataatggttttctatgaggaaaaaaaatctcatttcataaccgggtaagcaaagaagaaaaaatattcttcgtagaaaactgcaaaaaattatggttttctacgaaaaaaaaaaacttatttcataacccagttagctaagaagaattatttttcctcatacaaaaccagttatcaaacttggttatctacgaggaacaaggggcCTGTCACTttgcatcccttcaactatcttcacttaaaaaatcacgtcaatacgtcgctccgttttgccgtaaaagacggacaaacaaacagacacacacactttctcatttataatattagcacgcctaacgaagacatttaactgtccgtcggcggaaataattcgtgtataggcgaattttggcatagttgtagggaatggtgttctaatccacatactcaaagtactgatgagtaggggaggagctaacgggtggaggggggtgtaaaggtccctttttttagtttttcgcgaataactcttaaattgtggcacatagcaaaaaatgttctgaaacacaagtaatcttcataaaattctctacaaaaaagtcttatacactttttatctgggaccaatcgttcataagatatggaagggaaaagatggacaataaaggaataaactcatttgtttatgaacaatacgtttattcttatagagacgcggtagcgtgtcaagccaggttcaagtaacaaaagtagcaagcagcaccgtgtgtaatattacacgaaccgtttggagccacatttgacccccttctaactcaaaaactatttcacataaacgtgttataatgcaacgtaaaaagaaaccaacgcgcgtagtaaaagtatgagctataagcgctcctcaataagcccggtactagcagcccgccttagtgcgttttcacattatccgatccgatatcggatgtcggaattCAAAGataaaaatccaagacggcgccttaaatgtacgggatatcggtcctacttccgatatcggatcggataatgtgaaaacgcacttaccccgcgcgcgcgcgcagccctttataagtcaccgcgcggccggcgctcgctcatcccagtcgtcctcaaaacgtcgacgtaagaccgccccacaaggatggggcgcgaccagatacagccctcacagcgcccagcgcggaaggggctactcacaccccagcaggggtgttgaacgacattacagcagcgctcgctcagtttgtctcgcgcagcgatccgatcacattgtagctgacttgacgagccAAGAATCACGACCGCCCGGTAttgctttgatgggataaattcataaataaaattcctaactatcttccgtctctacttcgatgggagctccgttagtgcatgctcccgagcatacaccacagacactggagcaggtaattcctgcttttcggcagccgcatcgcaccccacacccagtcttgcatcggcaaaatatagttttgagttatggagtcaggtgccactgggtcgttggttgtcactgg
This genomic stretch from Leguminivora glycinivorella isolate SPB_JAAS2020 chromosome Z, LegGlyc_1.1, whole genome shotgun sequence harbors:
- the LOC125241634 gene encoding uncharacterized protein LOC125241634; amino-acid sequence: MSRLGRTRRTRVYDCNYDKGESYYRPVLDRLDHKLAPSAGAGAAEHDRDRFRADVESRIKHALDVDDARDELFDSRGARATRGRPLSSALEEDDLADDITESLKRIRAGKKQSRFAEDIDFENSVSNLENRMRISDKILETVGIGQSEVSGARRALQENEERTEKRIARRLNEENSLTKWTALKDDESAAAQRAKASRARLSDLEDEMSELTERSAAREKRAARLRALVADSDVADSAVAATKITIREQREKKQVTF